A single region of the Neodiprion pinetum isolate iyNeoPine1 chromosome 5, iyNeoPine1.2, whole genome shotgun sequence genome encodes:
- the hyd gene encoding E3 ubiquitin-protein ligase UBR5 isoform X5 — MSSIHFVVHPLPGTDDQLNDRLKEVAEKINRYGFMTPPALSGLKGSVKRIVVGPTHIALLMEDNRICRVAFTVLSDRLDLSKNEPNRNTNKSHVGNSGSAPSGSGGGGSGGRAGLPRSRARIMRNSSAIRGGGGSGGGGGAGRSGPPGVIMGGASGSSSRPIVSVPAPFVPEDLISQAQVVLQGKSRNLIIRELQVGDERTNLDVNLAVNNLLSRDDEEGDDAEDAADSYVPEDLISLLDGGFSNEHSVIIDADSMFSEDMFGYTGIRSRGSSSRRLGSDRDGERSADRDRDRDSFSRWRDRQYYGPRRWLETALKDSWEKDPDNKKKELASQCPLWMSEELEWWHERCGEPAPRFVQIAALYSELIAVSSTGQLYQWRWADPEPYKHPENPNVHHPKSIPLGLFGEKIVNISATAIRCSVSTESGKVATWLDDLLGHVASRLEHPAQAFTEFTLDRIVSLHTCALYTVARLESGGLYWWGVLPFAQRKKLWEKYKAKSRKHRPSTVLSTDISYGTHVCMKNSPIYQPGAIGFTIANGVPKVGQLLSAAWNLDATCRFKILPAGVLIPANPTEKREVIPTAGAASGPSKTNHKETADRLDMPPPPSPASSTCSDTGSITTSHKRQKRITPRGEGEPEKKDEEDWQLKDVVFVEDVKTVPIGKVIKVDGCYVAVKFFSKDSKEKEKETKEKDFSTSDFKDLTAEELIKLLADCRLLRKDELQVIKSPLSSRAPDCFQRTPRRVNLVESSNENLLTISTDGQGIHAILKNGTKLTYVVYNLSTGRYVQDCYIPSDISSFLGLQPQSISLTSAGENTECSMILRDGNNTIYPIAKDCAEAIRDPNWLDLVPVHCIGASTIPIPSCTNSSNLKNQVAVIALVFDNLLLLPRILRCDFDGVKQIFANLELDQKTISSQIQTILTERCDGNRNIFHACVNMCSPTSNKENEQGIERELVVNTVDGNTAPIEEPIPTLSWPPEAFDNTSGEEDSLLSIGAASISMMNKSGASSTTNNTYVIDSVERRNNALLILKYLCESPVLAPHLKELLVARDAQGQTPLMLAVSVRAYHAALILLDTIQRVGRDGKDCSAMILQPDASPDLSPLFVTCCNDTCSFTWTGAEHINQDIFECRTCGLTGSLCCCTECARVCHRGHDCKLKKTSPTAYCDCWEKCKCRALIAGHQGARYDLLCRLVMNTDLATKINSRGESILLFLVQTVGRQSVEQRQYRSAPRQRSTSASRKTPSSDGLGADADMPDHDLEPPRFSRRALERLLNDWPAIQCMIMSGVTESPTNDQLFGDQGQACRQSGTALLDKFTHSLLVKCSAEMLDTLLSTLVRELQKDNVPGRQEEANNVARRFVRSVARIFVIFTIEMAPNTTKRRSASQASQPLMKCRRVFQALIKLAVEELCETADSLIAPVRLGVARPTAPFTLTSSAIEVINGSEELFSIEPLIPRSGVSAQVLDSALQAQQVNNNIAIAREVSAMDETEGGEEVPMDIDGDISEHEESGVSGANVSQPLGEVDNNVGGVGEEQAGDGESDTELDLLAEAETESDSDDNHSNQDAASAQRSVQTGATAGSDGGMGSILLFPEDESGESSQQEDDESEAGETDEQDNEEFQIGDEQLERRRYAIVRFSGSSGHAHRNNLAPVSMQWAIRNRESSTRTAGLRVTGGSNLVFIDPSSLRRSTATSAVTAAQEPITMGTTASCLARAFGIVIRQIADLLTMLQDYKTHAPALPRLMEISYQDAIGLQLYLEGHLKPTWDWLMTVMDATEAQLRFGVSLTRSADPAHPEHPLNVAPSLAGGNFTGLLNSAALSLTLQSNTSRNQRSGITTTSNNSAGHASTRINVGFTGVGETPRSNRDREGGDAHSARREFLSYCLSLMRAHNGEHRDSLPVLDVSALRHVAYVFDALVYYMRSGSESPSTRGDSHKESIAFATWTEQDENDNEEAEDGNSTASTVMETDSVDYPDLLQVPMCVTSNGANSIAKGRKHPFLQRSDSTLCLGCPPLDPFDTIMSEALPLADQPHLLQPHSRREDLFGVPRQPVNSGSSASQNPLEGLPTRLGLSGRFADNSLLAATSSYNQIIQVPIHVTSSSSNAQSASAGDAENRWNLIAGSEQPGTSKLTEKPKGFNQSAESQPSSVVTEQIDRAPIIVSPSGQGMENVVPGNNSSKGKDELCKSGRSVIVRAGTVSEPNVNKVGAPEVLVVPTAETQTVSEEVDPAASNQEISAHETVETSPVESSRALTTIGTNISHNILLGRWRLSLDLFGRVFMEDVGLEAGSVVSELGGFPVKEAKFRRDMEKLRNSQQKDITLSKVERDRTQLLIQTMKELNTQYNLFNRRASNTPPLAVNRVKVTFKDEPGEGSGVARSFYTAIAEALLANEKLPNLEAAQVGSKYTQYNVLQKLKSRDRDRDLRRQNPRSSGKCREARRALSFEARSFHPTASTEGPSGSNSSGSSSNAHPLPVSHPSNDHLTMHQQQLGDRLYQKVHTLRPTLAEKITGMLLELSPAQLLMLLASEDALRQKVEEAFELIHSHNQDLASEALLDLDVFSLTERCGGNKKKLEASILDDIEDNAPLFYSPGKRGFYTPRQGRASYERLNAFRNVGRLIGLCLLQNELCPIFLNRHVIKYILARPIRFHDLAFFDSVIYESLRQLVVDAETKDSNSLFSELDLTFSIDLCPEEGVGSLELIPNGREIEVSASNIYDYVRKYAEVRMVKVQEKALEAMREGVFDVLPEGALDGLTSEDLRLLLNGVGDINVSVLISYTSFNDESGESTERLVKFKRWLWSIVEKMSHVERQDLVYFWTGSPALPASEDGFQPMPSVTIRPADDAHLPTANTCISRLYVPLYSSRHVLRHKLLLAIKTKNFGFV; from the exons CATGTTCGGCTACACGGGAATCCGGAG TCGTGGTAGCTCTTCACGCAGACTTGGCAGCGACAGGGACGGCGAACGATCAGCAGATCGGGACAGGGATCGAGATAGTTTCAGTCGGTGGAGAGATCGCCAGTATTACGGCCCTCGCCGGTGGCTGGAAACAGCCCTCAAAGATTCGTGGGAAAAGGATCCAG ATAACAAGAAAAAGGAACTCGCCTCGCAGTGTCCGTTATGGATGTCCGAGGAGCTTGAATGGTGGCACGAGCGTTGCGGTGAACCGGCGCCTCGCTTTGTCCAAATTGCCGCTCTCTACAGTGAGCTAATTGCAGTTTCGTCTACCGGGCAGCTCTATCAGTGGCGATGGGCAGACCCTGAGCCTTATAAACATCCAGAA aacCCAAACGTTCATCACCCAAAGAGCATTCCGCTTGGTTTGTTTGGAGAGAAGATCGTCAACATTTCTGCTACAGCTATTCGGTGTTCCGTCAGCACAGAGAGCGGTAAGGTCGCCACGTGGTTGGACGACCTTTTAGGACACGTCGCCTCGCGACTCGAACATCCCGCTCAGGCATTCACCGAATTCACGCTCGACAGAATTGTCTCCCTGCACACGTGCGCTCTCTACACAGTTGCCAGACTCGAAAGCGGCGGTCTTTACTGGTG ggGTGTCCTGCCATTCGCCCAGCGAAAAAAGCTGTGGGAGAAATACAAGGCGAAATCTAGGAAGCACAGACCTTCGACGGTTTTGTCGACAGACATAAGTTACGGTACACACGTGTGCATGAAAAACAGCCCAATTTATCAACCAGGAGCAATAG GATTCACGATCGCGAACGGAGTGCCAAAAGTTGGACAACTCTTATCGGCAGCTTGGAACTTGGACGCGACTTGTAGATTCAAGATCCTTCCGGCCGGCGTTTTGATACCTGCCAATCCGACTGAGAAACGGGAAGTTATTCCAACCGCAGGCGCCGCCAGCGGACCCAGCAAAACCAATCACAAGGAAACAGCCGATCGTCTTGACATGCCGCCGCCACCTTCGCCTGCCTCGAGCACGTGCAGCGACACAGGCAGCATCACAACCAGTCACA AACGACAAAAAAGAATTACGCCCCGAGGAGAGGGAGAGCCGGAGAAAAAAGACGAAGAGGACTGGCAGCTGAAAGATGTCGTTTTCGTCGAAGATGTTAAAACTGTACCGATTG GTAAAGTTATAAAAGTCGACGGATGCTACGTAGCGGTAAAATTCTTCTCAAAGGATTCTAAGGAGAAGGAAAAGGAGACGAAAGAGAAGGACTTCAGCACTTCAGATTTCAAGGATCTGACCGCCGAAGAACTCATCAAACTACTTGCTGACTGCCGACTCCTCCGAAAAGACGAACTACAG GTCATAAAATCACCATTAAGTTCCCGTGCACCCGACTGTTTCCAAAGAACGCCAAGGCGAGTGAATCTTGTTGAATCGTCGAACGAGAATTTATTGACTATTTCCACCGACGGTCAAG GCATACACGCGATACTGAAGAACGGAACCAAGCTCACTTACGTTGTCTACAATCTTAGCACAGGACGATACGTTCAAGACTGTTACATACCGTCCGATATTTCCTCATTTCTCGGACTACAGCCACAAAGTATCAGTCTCACCAGCGCTGGCGAG AACACCGAATGTTCGATGATCCTGCGGGACGGAAACAACACGATTTATCCGATAGCAAAGGACTGCGCTGAGGCGATAAGAGACCCAAACTGGTTAGACCTCGTTCCGGTGCATTGTATAGGTGCGTCAACCATTCCAATACCCAGCTGCACAAATTCCTCGAATTTAAAAAACCAGGTAGCGGTAATAGCCCTGGTCTTTGACAATCTTCTACTTCTACCGAGGATACTGAGATGCGATTTTGACGGTGTTAAGCAAATTTTTGCGAACCTCGAACTAGACCAAA AGACAATCTCGTCACAGATTCAGACAATCTTAACAGAACGATGCGACGGCAATCGAAACATTTTCCACGCCTGCGTGAATATGTGCTCACCGACGTCGAACAAGGAGAATGAGCAAG GCATTGAACGCGAACTAGTCGTGAACACGGTCGACGGCAACACCGCGCCCATTGAAGAACCCATTCCAACTCTCAGCTGGCCACCCGAAGCCTTTGACAACACCTCCGGGGAGGAAGACAGCCTACTCAGTATCGGCGCAGCCAGTATCTCCATGATGAACAAATCCG GTGCCAGTTCGACAACGAACAATACTTATGTCATCGATTCAGTCGAACGGCGCAATAACGCTCTACTGATACTCAAGTACCTCTGCGAAAGTCCGGTCCTCGCACCGCACTTAAAGGAACTACTCGTCGCCAG AGACGCACAAGGTCAGACGCCACTAATGCTCGCTGTGTCTGTGCGCGCCTATCATGCAGCCCTAATTCTGCTCGATACGATACAGCGCGTCGGTCGCGATGGCAAAGACTGTTCAGCGATGATCCTGCAGCCAGACGCAAGCCCCGATTTATCACCGCTGTTCGTTACCTGCTGCAACGACACTTGCAGCTTCACTTGGACTGGAGCCGAGCACATTAATCAG GACATATTCGAGTGCCGAACGTGTGGCTTGACCGGTTCTCTCTGCTGCTGTACGGAGTGCGCACGAGTTTGCCACAGAGGCCATGActgcaaattaaaaaaaacatcaccAACGGCTTACTGCGACTGCTGGGAGAAATGCAAGTGTCGCGCCCTTATTGCTGGACACCAGGGTGCACGATACGACCTTCTTTGTCGCCTGGTGATGAACACTGACCTAGCCACCAAGATAAACTCACG AGGTGAAAGTATACTGTTATTCCTTGTACAAACAGTGGGGAGGCAGTCGGTTGAACAGCGCCAGTACAGATCGGCGCCGAGGCAAAGATCGACTTCGGCTAGTCGCAAGACACCATCGTCAGATG GTTTGGGTGCTGATGCAGACATGCCAGATCACGATTTGGAGCCTCCGAGATTCAGCCGCCGAGCCTTGGAGCGGCTGCTCAACGATTGGCCGGCCATTCAGTGCATGATCATGTCCGGCGTTACTGAAAGTCCCACGAACGATCAGCTCTTTGGCGATCAGGGACAGGCTTGCAGACAGAGTGGTACCGCTCTCCTCGACAAGTTCACCCATTCTCTTCTGGTGAAGTGCAGCGCAGAG ATGCTGGACACCCTTCTGTCGACGTTGGTCAGGGAATTGCAGAAAGACAATGTACCAGGTCGTCAAGAAGAGGCAAACAACGTTGCCAGACGATTCGTTAGATCCGTTGCAAGGATATTCGTTATTTTCACCATAGAAATGGCGCCAAATACTACTAAGCGAAGAAG cGCGAGTCAGGCTTCTCAACCACTGATGAAGTGCCGACGCGTTTTTCAAGCACTCATCAAATTGGCCGTTGAGGAACTCTGTGAAACCGCCGATTCCCTCATTGCGCCAGTTAGACTGGGAGTTGCGCGTCCAACTGCACCTTTCACCCTGACCAGCTCAGCAATTGAGGTTATCAATGGATCAGAGGAGCTTTTTTCCATCGAGCCATTGATTCCACGCAGCGGAGTCAGTGCCCAGGTTCTTGACAGCGCTCTTCAAGCGCAGCAAGTCAACAACAACATCGCAATAGCCAGAGAGGTTTCTGCCATGGACGAAACTGAGGGTGGAGAAG aAGTACCCATGGACATTGACGGTGACATCAGCGAACACGAGGAATCTGGCGTTTCTGGAGCAAACGTTAGCCAGCCGCTGGGCGAGGTAGACAACAACGTCGGCGGAGTGGGTGAGGAGCAGGCAGGTGACGGAGAGTCGGACACGGAGTTAGACCTCCTTGCTGAGGCGGAAACCGAGTCCGACTCAGACGACAATCACAGCAACCAAGATGCGGCTTCCGCTCAGCGCAGTGTGCAGACTGGTGCCACTGCTGGATCAGATGGCGGTATGGGATCTATTCTTTTGTTCCCCGAGGACGAGTCTGGGGAGTCTAGTCAACAGGAAGATGACGAGAGCGAGGCTGGTGAGACTGATGAACAGGACAACGAAGAGTTTCAGATCGGTGACGAACAGCTTGAACGCAGAAG ATATGCGATTGTTCGTTTCAGCGGGTCGTCTGGTCACGCGCACAGAAACAATTTGGCGCCGGTCTCAATGCAGTGGGCGATCCGCAACCGAGAGTCGAGCACCCGAACGGCGGGTCTCAGGGTGACCGGCGGAAGTAACCTGGTATTCATAGACCCCTCCTCTCTCAGACGATCGACGGCAACGTCCGCAGTGACAGCGGCGCAGGAACCTATAACTATGGGAACAACCGCCAGCTGCCTAGCGCGAGCATTTGGAATCGTTATCAGGCAGATTGCTGACCTGCTCACCATGTTGCAGGACTACAAAACACACGCGCCTGCCCTTCCCAGGCTCATGGAAATCTCCTATCAGGACGCCATCGGCCTTCAG CTTTATCTTGAGGGCCATTTGAAACCGACTTGGGATTGGCTCATGACGGTGATGGACGCCACGGAGGCGCAGCTGCGATTTGGTGTCTCATTGACGCGCAGTGCTGACCCTGCGCACCCCGAACATCCTCTAAACGTCGCGCCTTCCTTAGCAGGCGGAAATTTTACAGGGCTACTGAACTCAGCCGCACTTTCTCTCACACTGCAAAGCAACACGTCGAGGAATCAACGCAGTGGCATTACAACCACTTCCAATAATTCAGCGGGTCATGCCTCGACTAGAATAAACGTTGGATTCACCGGAGTCGGCGAAACGCCGAGAAGCAATCGGGATCGAGAAG GAGGCGACGCGCACTCGGCCAGACGAGAATTCCTTTCCTATTGTCTGTCCCTGATGCGAGCTCACAATGGCGAGCACAGAGATAGTCTTCCGGTGCTTGACGTCTCTGCCCTACGCCACGTTGCCTATGTATTCGACGCCCTCGTCTACTACATGAGGTCAGGATCTGAGTCTCCGTCTACCAGAGGCGATAGCCATAAGGAGTCTATCGCCTTTGCCACCTGGACCGAACAG GATGAAAACGACAACGAGGAGGCGGAGGACGGAAATTCGACAGCATCGACAGTGATGGAAACGGACTCCGTTGACTATCCAGACCTACTCCAGGTTCCGATGTGCGTAACATCGAACGGCGCAAATTCGATAGCCAAAGGTCGAAAGCATCCGTTCCTTCAGCGATCGGATTCGACTCTCTGCTTGGGCTGCCCGCCGCTTGACCCCTTTGATACAATAATGAGCGAGGCCCTACCGCTCGCTGATCAACCACATCTCCTCCAGCCGCACTCTAGGCGCGAGGATCTCTTTGGTGTTCCAAGACAGCCGGTCAACTCTGGCAGTTCTGCCAGCCAGAATCCCCTAGAGGGCCTTCCGACTAGGCTTGGACTCTCGGGCAGATTTGCAGACAACTCGCTATTAGCCGCCACTTCATCTTACAACCAAATTATTCAGGTCCCAATCCATGTGACTTCTAGCAGCTCCAATGCCCAGAGTGCCAGCGCTGGTGATGCGGAGAACAGGTGGAACTTAATTGCCGGCAGTGAACAACCCGGAACCAGCAAGTTAACG GAAAAACCGAAGGGCTTTAATCAGTCCGCGGAAAGTCAGCCGTCGTCTGTAGTGACGGAGCAGATCGATCGTGCACCAATAATCGTTTCTCCTAGTGGTCAGGGAATGGAGAACGTCGTACCCGGCAACAACAGCAGTAAGGGGAAGGATGAGTTGTGCAAGAGTGGACGAAGCGTGATAGTGAGAGCGGGAACGGTGTCG GAACCCAATGTAAATAAAGTTGGCGCTCCGGAAGTTTTGGTTGTGCCGACAGCCGAGACGCAGACAGTTTCCGAGGAGGTCGACCCTGCTGCATCTAACCAGGAGATATCGGCCCACGAGACCGTCGAGACGAGTCCTGTCGAATCTTCCAGAGCCTTGACGACCATCGGCACAAACATATCGCACAACATTCTGCTGGGAAGATGGAGGCTGTCGCTCGATCTGTTCGGTCGCGTTTTCATGGAGGACGTCGGCTTGGAGGCCGGTTCAGTCGTTTCCGAACTTGGAGGCTTTCCTGTCAAGGAGGCCAAGTTCCGCAGAGACATGGAAAAGCTTCGTAATTCGCAACAGAAAGACATCACACTATCCAAA GTCGAACGAGATCGCACTCAGCTTCTGATCCAGACCATGAAGGAGCTCAATACGCAGTACAATTTGTTCAATAGGCGAGCCTCGAACACGCCACCATTGGCTGTCAACAGGGTGAAAGTCACATTCAAAGACGAGCCTGGCGAGGGATCTGGAGTCGCTAGGAGCTTCTACACGGCTATAGCCGAA GCTCTACTGGCTAACGAAAAACTGCCAAATTTGGAGGCTGCACAAGTCGGATCAAAATACACACAGTACAACGTTTTGCAGAAACTGAAGAGTAGAGACAGAGATCGAGATTTGAGGCGCCAG AATCCAAGGTCGTCAGGTAAGTGCCGAGAAGCCAGGAGAGCACTGTCTTTTGAGGCTCGATCATTCCATCCGACTGCGTCGACAGAGGGCCCCAGTGGTTCGAACTCTAGCGGTTCATCTTCTAACGCTCACCCGTTGCCGGTCAGTCATCCAAGCAACGATCACTTGACGATGCATCAACAGCAGTTGGGTGACAGGCTGTATCAAAAA GTACACACGCTGCGCCCGACGTTGGCTGAGAAAATAACTGGAATGCTGCTGGAATTGTCGCCTGCACAGCTGCTGATGCTTCTAGCATCAGAGGATGCGCTTCGCCAGAAAGTTGAGGAGGCTTTTGAGCTGATTCACAGCCACAACCAGGATTTGGCCAGCGAGGCTCTCCTCGACCTCGACGTCTTCAGTCTGACGGAGAGGTGCggtggtaataaaaaaaaattagaggcCAGCATACTCGATGATATCGAGGACAATGCGCCGCTATTTTATTCACCGGGTAAACGCGGATTCTACACACCTAGACAGGGAAGAGCTAGCTATGAAAGGCTGAACGCCTTCAGGAATGTCGGAAG ATTAATAGGCCTTTGCCTTCTCCAAAACGAATTGTGCCCGATATTTCTCAATCGTCACGTAATCAAGTACATTCTTGCGCGACCGATAAGATTCCACGATCTCGCGTTTTTCGACTCTGTGATATATGAGAGCCTGCGACAGCTGGTTGTCGACGCCGAGACAAAAGACAGCAACAGTTTGTTCTCTGAGCTCGACTTGACGTTCAG CATCGACTTGTGTCCCGAGGAAGGAGTCGGCTCTCTGGAACTTATACCGAATGGCAGGGAGATCGAAGTGTCGGCCAGTAACATTTACGACTACGTTCGCAAGTACGCCGAGGTTCGGATGGTCAAGGTGCAGGAGAAGGCATTAGAGGCAATGCGCGAGGGCGTTTTTGACGTTCTTCCAGAAGGTGCTCTTGACGGATTAACGTCCGAGGATCTCAGGCTTCTGCTCAATGGCGTTGGTGACATAAACGTGTCTGTTCTCATATCCTACACATCATTCAACGACGAGTCGGgagagtcgaccgagaggctcGTCAAGTTCAAACGTTGGCTTTGGTCCATCGTCGAGAAAATGTCGCACGTCGAACGACAAGATCTG GTCTACTTCTGGACCGGATCTCCGGCACTTCCGGCCAGTGAAGACGGATTCCAACCGATGCCAAGCGTGACGATTCGGCCAGCGGACGACGCGCATTTACCGACTGCGAATACGTGTATATCTCGTTTATACGTTCCCCTGTACAGCTCGCGTCACGTTCTTCGTCACAAACTTTTACTTGCcataaaaactaaaaatttcggATTCGTATGA